One part of the Cellvibrionales bacterium genome encodes these proteins:
- a CDS encoding homoserine dehydrogenase, which produces MKKVTVGLCGLGTVGSGVFNVMARNAALINARAGCDVKIVHVGARRDREDCDTSDVTLSRDIFAVLEDPAVDIVVELIGGTDAARDLVLKAIENDKHVVTANKALIAHHGAEIFAAAAKKQVAVAYEAAVAGGIPIIKALRDGLVANRIEWVAGIINGTTNFILTEMSQKGSAFADVLKEAQRLGYAEADPTFDVEGIDAAHKLVILASIAFGMPLEIKKIYTEGITTITQEDIRYAAELGYCIKHLGIARESAAGVELRVNPTLVPSDSLLAKVDGAKNAVMVMGDAVGPTLYSGAGAGSEPTASAVIADIVDVARAVSHDKTKYEHHLPVPYMGFVPAAIRTREILPITQIHSAYYLRLVVTDKPGVMSAVTQLLSNVGVSIEAIIQKEPQRGSAQVSIVLITNVVQESAIDGVMADLAQKDFVVAPAIKLRVEALGT; this is translated from the coding sequence GTGAAAAAAGTCACTGTGGGTCTGTGCGGCCTAGGAACGGTTGGTAGTGGTGTTTTTAATGTGATGGCGCGCAATGCGGCTTTGATCAACGCGCGCGCCGGTTGCGATGTGAAAATTGTGCATGTGGGTGCGCGCCGCGATCGCGAAGATTGCGATACATCCGATGTCACTTTGAGCCGCGATATTTTTGCGGTGTTGGAAGACCCAGCAGTGGACATCGTGGTCGAGTTGATCGGCGGCACGGATGCAGCGCGTGACTTGGTGCTGAAAGCCATCGAAAACGACAAGCATGTTGTCACGGCTAACAAAGCTTTAATTGCACATCACGGTGCAGAAATTTTTGCCGCCGCTGCCAAAAAACAAGTGGCGGTGGCGTATGAAGCGGCGGTGGCTGGCGGCATTCCCATCATCAAAGCCCTGCGCGATGGTTTGGTTGCGAACCGCATCGAATGGGTGGCGGGCATTATCAACGGCACCACCAATTTCATCCTCACCGAAATGAGTCAAAAAGGCAGTGCCTTTGCCGATGTGCTGAAAGAAGCGCAGCGTTTGGGTTACGCCGAAGCGGATCCCACTTTTGATGTGGAAGGCATCGACGCGGCGCACAAATTGGTGATTCTGGCTTCCATTGCTTTCGGTATGCCGCTAGAAATTAAAAAAATTTATACCGAAGGCATTACCACTATCACGCAAGAAGATATTCGCTACGCCGCCGAGTTGGGTTATTGCATTAAACATTTAGGCATTGCGCGCGAAAGTGCAGCCGGTGTGGAGTTGCGCGTGAACCCCACGCTGGTGCCGAGTGACAGTTTGCTCGCCAAAGTCGATGGCGCAAAAAATGCGGTGATGGTGATGGGCGATGCCGTAGGGCCTACGCTGTACAGCGGTGCCGGCGCGGGCAGTGAGCCAACGGCTTCCGCCGTGATTGCGGATATTGTGGATGTGGCGCGCGCCGTGTCGCACGACAAAACCAAATACGAACACCACTTGCCCGTGCCGTACATGGGCTTTGTGCCAGCGGCAATTCGTACGCGCGAAATTTTACCGATCACGCAAATTCACTCGGCGTATTACTTGCGTTTAGTGGTGACCGATAAACCGGGTGTGATGTCGGCGGTGACGCAATTGCTCAGCAATGTCGGCGTGAGCATCGAGGCGATTATTCAAAAAGAACCGCAACGCGGCAGCGCGCAAGTGAGCATCGTGTTGATTACTAATGTGGTGCAAGAATCTGCTATCGACGGCGTGATGGCGGATCTCGCGCAAAAAGATTTTGTGGTGGCACCAGCAATTAAATTGCGCGTTGAAGCGCTAGGCACTTGA
- a CDS encoding nitroreductase family deazaflavin-dependent oxidoreductase, with translation MTKNIQPYSERQEKFGSWLIRNIGKWQVAVYRATGGRVWNRFLGAPVAILTSTGHKSGEIRRTPLLFLEQGETVVIAASKGGMSKPPVWMLNLQKKPACEIQIGAVNRPMCARIASTEEEKVLWPKLTAIYADFDEYRARTEGVRHIPLFVLEPR, from the coding sequence ATGACCAAGAACATTCAACCCTACAGCGAACGCCAAGAAAAATTTGGCAGTTGGTTGATACGCAACATCGGCAAATGGCAAGTGGCGGTGTATCGCGCCACCGGCGGTCGCGTGTGGAATCGCTTTCTCGGTGCGCCGGTTGCCATCCTCACCAGCACAGGACATAAATCGGGTGAGATTCGCCGCACGCCTTTATTGTTTTTAGAGCAAGGGGAAACAGTGGTGATTGCAGCATCCAAAGGTGGCATGTCAAAACCACCGGTGTGGATGCTCAACTTACAGAAAAAACCTGCCTGCGAAATTCAAATTGGCGCGGTGAATCGACCAATGTGTGCTCGCATTGCCAGCACCGAAGAAGAAAAAGTCTTGTGGCCAAAACTGACAGCCATCTACGCAGACTTTGATGAATATCGCGCGCGTACAGAAGGCGTGCGTCACATTCCGCTGTTTGTGTTAGAGCCGCGCTAG
- a CDS encoding FG-GAP repeat protein codes for MLTTGRAPFFQSLLVVLLLLGSSTLWAVDTDGDGVADTPMPSQLSVGGIHACVLDDNGVHCWGYNNAGQTSVPVLANPTAVSAGDSHTCALDDAGVHCWGSNSSGQTTVPALSNPTAVSAGGTHTCAIDDNGLQCWGNNSNGQTTVPPLVHPTQVSTGMFSTCALDDNGVQCWGNNFQSQTVPSLTNPVAVSMGGYHACALDDTGVHCWGAGTTNTGSGVEYGQSMVPALSHPIAVSAGFEHTCAVDDNGVHCWGNNDGGQTTVPVLMNPVAVSTSGQNSPANNATCARDDMGVHCWGGVDKINSDIPSSLAFTRQADNCPHTANPDQADGDGDHFGNACDPLPADGENLNIFNGNTKTDKTGASVVFAGDFNGDGFGDYVVGMPGYDVPPSPPIKAIKNAGKVEIISGNDGSPLYSQDGITVNGALGSAVAGNADINKDGLADVVVGAPLGDAQDGRKAIGVVYIIYGKASGTPLVDSLNNDIFAAKAMFGASLALGDVDNDGQADVVVGAPYATNTQVAKPLKQAGCVAVYSGAALHSMPIMGDCGKVAKAHAGAAVAAGNFDNLPGAEVVVGAPNDRDESGKNTGSTVIYGFGQPFSLSTQYGNFAKDGFGSALAVGTHYADNVVLIGAPGADNNKVKDAGAIYRLSSSDQLSLMRIGSEAGAKLGSAVALTDVNGDGTTDFIIGAPKGDSPTIPKITKDTGSVLVLNGINGSTLSTQYGTAKGDAFGTSISAGDINADGKADILIGIPGKDVTVTIDGKAKVQKNAGGVTILNATEL; via the coding sequence ACCATTTTTTCAATCCTTACTTGTTGTCCTTTTGCTGTTGGGCAGCAGCACTCTCTGGGCAGTGGATACTGACGGTGATGGTGTGGCTGACACCCCTATGCCGTCGCAACTCAGTGTGGGCGGCATTCATGCCTGTGTGTTGGATGACAATGGGGTGCACTGTTGGGGTTACAACAATGCCGGTCAGACATCAGTGCCGGTTCTGGCTAACCCTACCGCAGTGAGTGCAGGCGATTCGCATACCTGCGCGCTGGATGATGCGGGTGTGCATTGCTGGGGGTCTAACAGTAGTGGTCAAACAACTGTGCCCGCGTTAAGTAACCCCACAGCGGTGAGTGCCGGTGGAACTCATACCTGTGCAATAGACGATAATGGCTTGCAGTGCTGGGGAAATAATTCCAATGGACAAACCACCGTGCCGCCACTGGTGCATCCAACCCAAGTGAGTACTGGCATGTTTAGCACCTGTGCGTTGGATGACAACGGCGTGCAGTGCTGGGGAAACAATTTCCAAAGCCAGACAGTGCCATCGTTGACGAACCCAGTGGCGGTGAGTATGGGCGGTTACCACGCTTGTGCGTTGGATGATACAGGGGTGCACTGTTGGGGTGCCGGTACCACCAATACAGGTTCAGGTGTTGAGTATGGTCAATCCATGGTGCCTGCGTTGTCCCACCCTATAGCGGTGAGTGCTGGCTTCGAGCACACCTGTGCCGTTGATGATAACGGTGTGCATTGCTGGGGTAATAATGATGGCGGGCAGACAACTGTACCTGTATTAATGAATCCCGTGGCTGTGAGTACTTCCGGTCAAAACTCTCCAGCGAATAACGCCACCTGCGCACGAGATGATATGGGTGTGCATTGCTGGGGCGGTGTAGACAAAATAAACAGTGATATACCTAGCAGTTTAGCGTTTACACGGCAGGCCGATAACTGCCCTCACACGGCTAATCCAGACCAAGCTGATGGCGATGGCGATCACTTTGGCAACGCCTGTGACCCTTTACCTGCCGATGGCGAAAACCTGAATATTTTCAATGGCAATACAAAAACCGACAAAACCGGTGCATCAGTCGTTTTTGCTGGTGATTTCAATGGCGATGGTTTTGGTGATTATGTGGTGGGCATGCCGGGTTATGACGTGCCTCCATCACCTCCCATCAAGGCCATCAAAAATGCGGGCAAGGTAGAGATTATTTCTGGCAATGATGGTAGCCCGTTGTACTCTCAAGACGGCATTACGGTCAACGGTGCGTTAGGTTCGGCGGTAGCAGGTAATGCAGATATCAACAAAGATGGTCTTGCTGATGTGGTAGTTGGCGCACCACTAGGTGATGCGCAAGATGGCAGAAAAGCCATTGGTGTTGTTTATATTATTTACGGTAAGGCTAGTGGTACGCCGCTGGTTGATTCTTTAAACAACGATATATTTGCTGCCAAGGCGATGTTTGGTGCTTCGCTGGCGCTGGGTGATGTAGATAATGATGGACAGGCGGATGTTGTTGTTGGAGCCCCCTATGCCACAAACACCCAAGTTGCGAAGCCGTTAAAGCAAGCGGGCTGCGTGGCGGTGTATTCCGGTGCTGCTTTGCATTCCATGCCTATCATGGGGGACTGCGGTAAGGTAGCCAAAGCTCATGCGGGGGCGGCTGTAGCTGCTGGTAATTTTGATAATTTGCCTGGTGCAGAAGTGGTTGTTGGTGCACCTAACGACAGAGACGAAAGTGGCAAGAACACCGGAAGCACTGTTATTTATGGTTTTGGTCAGCCATTCTCTCTGAGCACTCAGTACGGCAATTTTGCCAAAGATGGTTTTGGCAGCGCTCTGGCGGTTGGTACGCACTATGCCGACAATGTTGTGCTGATTGGTGCGCCCGGTGCTGACAATAACAAGGTTAAAGATGCTGGAGCCATATACCGACTATCGTCAAGCGACCAGCTCAGTCTGATGCGTATTGGTAGTGAGGCTGGTGCCAAACTAGGTTCTGCAGTGGCGTTGACCGATGTGAACGGTGACGGAACCACTGACTTCATCATAGGTGCCCCGAAAGGTGACAGCCCGACTATACCCAAAATTACCAAGGACACTGGTAGTGTCCTTGTGCTGAATGGCATCAATGGCAGCACCCTTTCCACGCAGTACGGCACAGCCAAAGGCGATGCCTTCGGCACCAGCATCAGCGCTGGCGACATCAATGCCGATGGCAAAGCAGACATCCTCATTGGCATTCCAGGCAAAGATGTCACGGTCACCATCGACGGCAAAGCCAAAGTGCAAAAAAATGCAGGCGGCGTCACCATCCTTAACGCCACGGAGTTGTAA
- a CDS encoding threonine synthase, with protein sequence MKYISTRGKAPALNFEQVLLTGLASDGGLYVPETYPQFSAQEIASWSGLPYSEVAIKVISPFVAGCIPQAELENIIRETYTTFRHPAVTPLVQLGSNEWVLELFHGPTLAFKDVALQLLGRLLDAVLAKRQERVVIMGATSGDTGSAAIEGCRRCENIDIFILHPHQRVSDVQRKQMTTVLAPNIHNIAVQGNFDDCQQMVKDSFADQSFLKGKPLVAVNSINWARIMAQVVYYFYAAVQLGAPQRAMQFSVPTGNFGDIFAGYVAKRMGLPIAQLIIATNRNDILHRFMSGNRLEKTELAHTLSPSMDIMISSNFERMLFELHERDGAAIAKLMEDFKSGAVSIAAARFAQARALFASLAVDDEQTCNTIAQVLAESEYLLDPHSAIGVEAARQCRASKDLPVITLATAHPAKFPEAVRKAGYSQDPPLPAHMSDLFAREERCTVLPKDLQAVQQFMTANIRA encoded by the coding sequence ATGAAATACATCAGTACACGCGGTAAAGCCCCTGCGCTCAATTTTGAACAAGTGTTGTTGACCGGCTTGGCCTCTGACGGCGGCCTGTATGTGCCGGAAACCTATCCGCAATTTTCTGCACAAGAGATCGCTTCGTGGTCTGGCTTGCCGTACAGCGAAGTGGCGATCAAAGTGATTTCGCCGTTTGTAGCGGGCTGCATTCCACAAGCAGAGTTAGAAAACATTATTCGCGAAACCTACACCACCTTTCGCCATCCCGCCGTCACTCCGCTGGTGCAACTCGGTAGCAATGAGTGGGTGTTGGAGTTGTTTCACGGCCCTACGCTGGCGTTCAAAGATGTGGCGCTGCAACTGCTCGGCCGTTTATTAGATGCCGTGTTAGCCAAGCGCCAAGAGCGCGTGGTGATTATGGGCGCCACGTCGGGTGATACTGGATCGGCCGCCATTGAAGGCTGCCGCCGCTGCGAAAATATCGACATTTTTATTTTGCATCCGCATCAGCGTGTGTCAGATGTGCAGCGCAAACAGATGACGACTGTGCTTGCGCCGAATATTCACAATATCGCCGTGCAAGGCAATTTTGATGATTGTCAGCAGATGGTGAAAGATTCTTTTGCTGATCAATCGTTTTTAAAAGGCAAACCGCTGGTGGCGGTGAATTCCATCAACTGGGCGCGCATCATGGCGCAAGTGGTGTACTACTTTTACGCGGCTGTGCAGTTGGGTGCGCCGCAGCGCGCCATGCAGTTTTCTGTGCCAACCGGCAACTTTGGCGATATTTTTGCCGGCTATGTGGCCAAGCGCATGGGTTTGCCAATTGCGCAATTAATCATTGCTACCAACCGCAACGATATTTTGCACCGCTTTATGAGCGGCAATCGTTTAGAAAAAACAGAATTGGCGCACACGCTGTCGCCCAGCATGGACATCATGATCTCCAGCAACTTCGAGCGCATGTTGTTTGAATTGCACGAGCGCGACGGCGCGGCGATTGCTAAATTGATGGAAGATTTCAAAAGCGGCGCGGTGTCGATTGCTGCCGCGCGTTTTGCGCAAGCGCGCGCATTGTTTGCCAGCTTGGCCGTGGACGACGAGCAAACTTGTAACACCATTGCACAGGTATTGGCAGAGAGCGAGTACCTGCTCGACCCACATTCCGCAATCGGTGTAGAAGCTGCGCGTCAGTGTCGCGCATCAAAAGATTTACCCGTGATTACCTTGGCTACCGCGCATCCCGCCAAATTTCCAGAAGCCGTGCGCAAAGCGGGTTATTCGCAAGATCCGCCGCTGCCCGCGCACATGAGTGATTTATTCGCGCGTGAAGAACGCTGCACGGTGTTGCCCAAAGATTTGCAGGCTGTGCAGCAGTTTATGACGGCCAACATTCGAGCCTAA
- the rpe gene encoding ribulose-phosphate 3-epimerase, with product MRDFWIAPSILSADFARLGEEVDKVLVAGADVVHFDVMDNHYVPNLTIGPMVCKALRKYGVTAPIDVHLMVKPVDRIIGDFIEAGASYITFHPEASEHIDRSLQLIHSGGCKAGLVLNPATSPDCLKYVMDKLDMILLMSVNPGFGGQSFIPSTLDKLRTVRTLIDTSGYNIRLEVDGGVSEKNIAEIAQAGADTFVAGSAIFNKPDYKAVIDAMRAALADA from the coding sequence ATGCGCGATTTCTGGATAGCACCCTCCATACTCTCGGCCGATTTTGCACGCCTCGGCGAGGAAGTCGACAAAGTGTTAGTCGCTGGTGCCGATGTGGTGCATTTTGATGTGATGGACAACCACTATGTGCCCAACCTCACCATCGGGCCGATGGTGTGCAAAGCGCTGCGCAAGTACGGCGTGACGGCACCCATCGATGTGCATTTGATGGTGAAACCGGTGGATCGCATCATCGGCGATTTTATTGAGGCCGGTGCGAGCTACATCACTTTCCACCCCGAAGCTTCCGAACACATCGACCGCTCCCTGCAACTCATCCACAGCGGTGGCTGCAAAGCCGGTTTGGTGTTGAACCCTGCCACCTCTCCCGACTGCTTGAAATATGTGATGGATAAACTCGACATGATTTTGCTGATGTCAGTTAACCCTGGCTTCGGCGGGCAATCCTTTATTCCTTCCACTCTCGACAAATTACGCACCGTGCGCACACTGATTGATACCAGCGGCTACAACATCCGCTTGGAAGTGGATGGCGGTGTAAGTGAAAAAAATATCGCTGAAATTGCACAAGCGGGCGCGGATACATTTGTCGCCGGCTCCGCGATTTTTAACAAACCCGACTACAAAGCTGTGATCGATGCCATGCGCGCTGCGCTCGCTGATGCATAA